The nucleotide sequence GAGCTGGTCTGCGCGGTCCTCCGACAGCGGCGTCATGAAGGTCAGGTCTTCCCAGGGCGGAGTCAGGCTAATGGTCACGGAATCAAGGTGACAGCCCGCCCACCTCGAACGCAACCGATATTCCTATCGCGGCGCGTCTTGGAGGGCATCATGGCGTTCGCTCTACCTCGGACGGACGGTGACGTCGCCCAGCTGAGCCCGCCGATCGGCCACCATTCGTCATGCCTGAGCAGTGAAACGCCATTCTCCGAATTCTATTCTGTGGCCTAAAAGAGGCTCTTGTGACGTTCTCGTGGGCGTCTTGACCCCTGGTTGTGGGCGACACACCGGGCTGCGTATAGGTTCTGGCTTATCTAGGGTCAGTCACTATCCAGGAGCACGGTGTGCGCGGTGTAACGATATGGCGAAAGCTGCTCGGTGTCGAGCAACTGCAGGTGTGCGATGTGGCGTGGGAGGAGGCCGACGACCGGCAGGTGCTGGTCGTTTCGGTGCGTGCGACGAAGGGCGCCCGGAGTAGGTGCAGTCGATGCCGGCGTAGACGGCCGGGCTATGACCAGGGCGGCGGAACCCGGCGGTGGCGGTCGCTGGACTGGGGGTCGACGATGGTATTCCTGCAGGCTGCGGCTCCGCGGGTGAACTGCCAGAGGCACGGGGTGGTCGTCGCGGCGGTGCCGTGGGCCCGACCCGGCGCGCGGGCAACCCGAGCGTTTGAAGACCAGTGCGCGTGGTTGGCGGCGCACACCGCTTCGTCGGTGGTGGCGCAGTTGATGCGGACGTCGTGGCGGCATGTGAGCGCAATCATCGAGCACGTCGTCGCCGACGGTTTGGCCGGCCGGGACGTGCTCGCGGGGCTGCAGCGGATCGGCATCGATGAAATCTCCCACCGCAAAGGCCAGCGGTATCTGACGTGCGTGGTCGATCAAGACTCCGGCAGATTGGTGTGGGCCGCACCGGGCCGCAACAGCGACACCCTGGGTCGGTTCTTCGACCAACTCGGCCCAGAACGGGCGGCGGCGTTGACGCACGTCTCGGCCGACGGGGCGCAGTGGATCCACGACACCGTGACGGCCCGGGCGCCGCAGGCGGTGCTGGGATTGGATCCGTTTCATATCGTGGGGTGGGCCACCCGGGAGTTGGACAAGGTCCGTCGTCAGACGTGGAACATGCTGCGGGGCAACAGTAGCTCCGCGCAGGCGTCGTCGGTGAAGGGCAGCCGCTGGGCATTGCTGAAAAACCCGGCGGACCTGTCCCCGGAGCAACGCGGGTCGGTCGCCTCGATCGCCCAGACCAACCGGCATCTGTATCGGGCGTATCTGCTGAAGGAGCAACTGCGCGCGGTGTTCCAGGTCAAGGGCCAGGCCGGCCGTGAACTGCTGGCCGGCTGGATCGCCTGGGCCCGCCGCTCCCAACTCCCCGGCTTCATCGCCCTGGCCGCAACGTTGAAGCGGTTCCAGCAGCTGATCTGGAACACCCTGATCCACCACATGAGCAACGCCCAATCCGAGGCCACCAACACCCACCTACGGGCCTTGACCCGCAGGTCGTACGGCTTTCACAGCCCAGAAGCGTTGATAGCCATGGCGATGCTTACCAGAGGCGGGTTATGCCCGCCGCTACCAGGCCGCTAACTGGCCCACGAAAACGTCAGGAGACCCCTAAAAGACCCCTAAAAGAATGACCATTCTGTCACCTGGGGGCGGCATGGAATGGCGCCATTTTTGGGGTCGGCTGTCAGTGCCCGCCGATAAAGTTCTCGATATGGGGACGGCCGGATTCGTCGATTCCGACCAGGCCAGACAATTGGTCCGGTCGGCGATGAACGCCGTCACCGATTTGCGGGACGGCGCGCTCTTGGAAGATCGGCGCCGAAGATCTGCCGGTGCTGGCCGGGGCCCTGGAGGCCCGAGCAGTCGGTGCCGAGCAGGTCCGGACGATCGCAGCGACGATGGGCACACTCCCCACCGCCATGCCCATCCTGGAACGGGAGTGGTGGGAGAAGTTCCTGGTCGAGCAGGCCGGCGCACTGGACCCGCGGCAGTTGGACCAGGTCGCCGCCGCGGTCCTGGACGCCGCCGACCC is from Nakamurella sp. PAMC28650 and encodes:
- a CDS encoding ISL3 family transposase; the encoded protein is MRGVTIWRKLLGVEQLQVCDVAWEEADDRQVLVVSVRATKGARSRCSRCRRRRPGYDQGGGTRRWRSLDWGSTMVFLQAAAPRVNCQRHGVVVAAVPWARPGARATRAFEDQCAWLAAHTASSVVAQLMRTSWRHVSAIIEHVVADGLAGRDVLAGLQRIGIDEISHRKGQRYLTCVVDQDSGRLVWAAPGRNSDTLGRFFDQLGPERAAALTHVSADGAQWIHDTVTARAPQAVLGLDPFHIVGWATRELDKVRRQTWNMLRGNSSSAQASSVKGSRWALLKNPADLSPEQRGSVASIAQTNRHLYRAYLLKEQLRAVFQVKGQAGRELLAGWIAWARRSQLPGFIALAATLKRFQQLIWNTLIHHMSNAQSEATNTHLRALTRRSYGFHSPEALIAMAMLTRGGLCPPLPGR
- a CDS encoding DUF222 domain-containing protein — encoded protein: MLAGALEARAVGAEQVRTIAATMGTLPTAMPILEREWWEKFLVEQAGALDPRQLDQVAAAVLDAADPDGTLDETQTRTRMEFSWGSRNARTGRTGRTGLTGG